The Chamaesiphon minutus PCC 6605 DNA window TAACTTGCGTCATTTTACCAACCCACAAACAATCAAATTATTGTCGTGGTTACCACTATTTGGTGCGCTCATCTATTTATGCACTCGGCCTAATCTAATCGATGCTAATAATAGATCTAGCCAGAAATTAGTTTAAATCAGTATCCGGAATAAATTGCCGCCAATGCGAGTCAACTTTTATCCAGAGAACTGCTAGCTTCAACACTCAACTATACTCATGCTAAAAATTGCCGTTGTAGACTACGATATGGGAAACTTACACTCCGTTTGTAAGGGTCTGCAACATGCTGGCGCGGACACAGTAATTACCCACGAAGCGGCAGAATTAGCGGCTGCGGATGCGATCGTCTTACCGGGAGTAGGTTCTTTCGATCCGGCGATGAATAAGATTCGCGATCGAGACTTGGAGCAACCACTCAAAGATATTATTGCCACTGGCAAACCATTTCTAGGAATTTGCTTGGGATTGCAGATTTTATTCGAGCGATCGGATGAGGGCAAAGAAGCTGGCTTAGGCATCATCCCTGGCACCGTGCGTAAATTTCAGCCAGAACCCAATCTTACCATCCCGCAAATGGGTTGGAATCAAATTCACCTCACACAGCCAAACTGTCCGTTGTGGGGGGAAATAGACACCAATGCGTGGGTATATTTCGACCACTCCTACTATGTCGATCCCAGTAGTTCGCCAGTTGCGGCTGCGACAGTGACCCATGGGACACAAACTGTAACCGCTGCGATCGCGCGCGACAATGTGATGGCAGTCCAGTTTCACCCCGAAAAGTCTGCCACTATCGGACTACAGATGCTGGCCAATTTTGTCCAAATGGTCGATCGAGCGTCATAAATCTTGAAGGTTGCTACAAGTTGTGATTAAAAATGAGGGTAGGCGGCAATTTGTGAATTACCCCTACCCTCATTTTTGACAGACGATCGCAGCAAACTATAAATAGATTGACGATCGAGTAACGCCCAATTATAGATTTAATGCGAGGCTAAAGATTGAAATAATCGCAAGTAGTCTTGAGCGATTTTTTCGGAGGTGTAATTTTTGCGACAATAGTCACGACCAGATCGGCCTAGCTCCTGTGTCAATTGCGGATTTTGGCTGAGTCGGTACAGATAGTCTGCCAATCCTTGACTGTCGCCATTGCGCACGGACACGCCGCAATTTGCTGCCGCGAAGACTTCGTTTAGATAAGAATTTTCTGGACAAATGCTGACAATTGGCCGACCGGAGGCCAAAGCTGAGTATAACTTACTCGGAGCGACCAATCCTTCCATACCCTCACTGATACTGACGATCGAGACATCACAAGCCGTAAGTGAATAGGGTAAATTCTCGCGGGGCTGGTAGGGTAAAAATAAGCAGTTAGTCAGACCCATTTCGTCTACACGATGCTGAAAATCTTTCCGCTTTTCGCCGCTGCCGATAAATACAAATCGGATCGGAGTCTTGCGCAAGCGCACGACTGCATCAAATAACGTCTCCATATCGTGACAGCGACCCATATTCCCGGAATACAACACCGTAAATGGCTCCACTAATCCGTGCTCTTTGGCAAACCAGTTGTCTTGCTTGAGTCGAGGAAAGATCTGTTCGGAATCGACCCAACTTGGGATGACGACAATTTTGCGCTCGATGCCTGGTTGTTTGGCCAGAATCCGCTCTTTCATACTCTCGCTCAAAACAATAATTGCCGCAGCGCGCTTCCAAGTCAAGCGATTGAACCGCTCCCACAAACGCGCAATCAAATGGTGTTTTTTGATGACATCTAGCTCGATGGCGATATCTGGATACAGATCGTAGAGCAGACAAACGTAGCGAATTTTGCAAATATGACTGAGGAGATACCCCAAAATCGGTAGAAATGGTGGTGCAGTTGTTAACAAGACTAACTCACGTCGATCGCGATTGCGGAGCAGGTGCAGTGCTGTCCGCACAAAAAAGATTGCGCCAGCAACGGCTTTGCCACGAATGCGTTGGGGCCAAAACCGAGCGGATTGGGAGCGGCGCACGAGTAAGGATTCGTGAGATTCGAGTCGAGGCGAATCATCTCGATCGAACGCATAAGATGGCTGGCTGGTAAAAACATCTACCTTGCCGAAGCTTTTAAGATTGTGAGCTAATTCTTCAATCAATTGGCCTGTTGCCGCATAGTCTGGCGGAAAAAACTGATTGATAATCTTCAGGTCGATTGGGGCATAATTTTGTAGAGGTTGGTTAGAGATAAGTTCCTGTTCGTTAGGATACTTTTTGCGGGAAATAGAACTGGTTTCGGGGGTGTTGATTTTAGTGGAGGAAGGCATATTGCTAGCTTGTGGGGAGGAATGCTTAATAAATAAAGCCATCATTTTTACCAGTCTTGCTGCACAACTGAGCACAAATGCTAAATTAATGGATGGGATAATGCATTTTTCGCAAATCAAGCATGAACTATAAGGATTACAGGATATTTATATATATAGTACCCTTAATATCTATAAAGATAGCTAAAATCTTTGAAAATTTACTTTTGACTCCGCTGCGTCACTAGCTGAAGTATCCACATTTAGGTAAAGTTTTGACTGAGTATCCGAAGATTTACACCAGTACAAGTTCAACATATTTTATTAATGCTGACATCTTACTATAATATTCCGATGTGAAGCTGTCCACTATATTTGAATACACTCTGATGAATGATAATTAATTTTGTTTTGGCAACTTGGGCGGAGATAATAATATTATGCGTTTAGACAAGTATACAGTTGGTGCATATTCACCTGGCGCACCATTATGGAAACAAATTGCTTGGTATTATCTCGGTTCGCCATTAGTAAGCAGCTACTGGATGGTGGGTTCTGACTTCAAATGTTGGTTATTACGTTGTTTTGGCGCGCGAGTGGGCGATGGGGTGCGGATCAAGCCAGGTGTGAAGGTCAAGTTTCCGTGGCGATTGACTGTGGGCGAGCATGTGTGGTTGGGTGAGAATTGCTGGATCGATAATGTTGCCGCAGTAACGATCGACAGCCATACTTGTATCTCTCAAGACGTATATCTATGTACGGGGAACCATGATTGGAGCAGTCCCAGTTTCGACCTCAAAGCTACGCCAATTCATATCGGCGAGGGTTGTTGGATTGCCGCACGTGCGATGGTGGGGCCAGGAGCGACAATCGGATGCGGTGCTGTGCTGTGCATGGGAAGTGTGGCAGGTCGCTCGTTAGCACCAATGACGATTTATGCTGGCAATCCCGCACAGCCGATCAAGGAGCGACAAATGTCGGCAAATTTAGAGGAGCTGGACATGGCGAACGCAGATCCTAATTCGATGCGATCGGGATTAGTAAAATCGGTCAATAATAGCTGTTTTTAGATATTAGTATTTTTTAATACAGATTTTGAAAATTATTTAGCTTGGGGCGCAGGAGATTGAATCTCGATCGAGTAATGTCTATTGATTGCCAACCATAATTATGGTGATGGATTAGCGTCTAATTAATTAGCTATTAGCGCGC harbors:
- the hisH gene encoding imidazole glycerol phosphate synthase subunit HisH, with protein sequence MLKIAVVDYDMGNLHSVCKGLQHAGADTVITHEAAELAAADAIVLPGVGSFDPAMNKIRDRDLEQPLKDIIATGKPFLGICLGLQILFERSDEGKEAGLGIIPGTVRKFQPEPNLTIPQMGWNQIHLTQPNCPLWGEIDTNAWVYFDHSYYVDPSSSPVAAATVTHGTQTVTAAIARDNVMAVQFHPEKSATIGLQMLANFVQMVDRAS
- a CDS encoding WcaF family extracellular polysaccharide biosynthesis acetyltransferase gives rise to the protein MRLDKYTVGAYSPGAPLWKQIAWYYLGSPLVSSYWMVGSDFKCWLLRCFGARVGDGVRIKPGVKVKFPWRLTVGEHVWLGENCWIDNVAAVTIDSHTCISQDVYLCTGNHDWSSPSFDLKATPIHIGEGCWIAARAMVGPGATIGCGAVLCMGSVAGRSLAPMTIYAGNPAQPIKERQMSANLEELDMANADPNSMRSGLVKSVNNSCF
- a CDS encoding glycosyltransferase family 4 protein encodes the protein MPSSTKINTPETSSISRKKYPNEQELISNQPLQNYAPIDLKIINQFFPPDYAATGQLIEELAHNLKSFGKVDVFTSQPSYAFDRDDSPRLESHESLLVRRSQSARFWPQRIRGKAVAGAIFFVRTALHLLRNRDRRELVLLTTAPPFLPILGYLLSHICKIRYVCLLYDLYPDIAIELDVIKKHHLIARLWERFNRLTWKRAAAIIVLSESMKERILAKQPGIERKIVVIPSWVDSEQIFPRLKQDNWFAKEHGLVEPFTVLYSGNMGRCHDMETLFDAVVRLRKTPIRFVFIGSGEKRKDFQHRVDEMGLTNCLFLPYQPRENLPYSLTACDVSIVSISEGMEGLVAPSKLYSALASGRPIVSICPENSYLNEVFAAANCGVSVRNGDSQGLADYLYRLSQNPQLTQELGRSGRDYCRKNYTSEKIAQDYLRLFQSLASH